A window of the Acidobacteriota bacterium genome harbors these coding sequences:
- the arfB gene encoding alternative ribosome rescue aminoacyl-tRNA hydrolase ArfB, producing MALFVRPGLEIPEDELTYRASRASGPGGQNVNKVESRVEVRFDVPQSTVLSEAQKTRIAERLATRINKDGVLRVVSQKHRTQAANREAARVKLGELVAAALEVPKKRTRTRVSKGAKKRRLEAKRRRSEVKRGRRAGDFRNES from the coding sequence GTGGCCCTTTTCGTGCGACCGGGCCTGGAGATTCCGGAAGACGAGCTGACCTACCGGGCCTCGCGCGCCTCGGGGCCCGGGGGGCAGAACGTCAACAAGGTGGAGAGCCGGGTGGAGGTGCGCTTCGATGTGCCGCAGTCGACGGTGCTGAGCGAGGCTCAGAAAACTCGAATCGCGGAACGCCTGGCGACTCGCATCAACAAGGATGGGGTGTTGCGGGTGGTGTCGCAAAAACACCGCACCCAGGCCGCCAACCGCGAGGCGGCGCGGGTCAAGCTCGGCGAGTTGGTGGCGGCGGCCCTCGAAGTGCCCAAGAAGCGCACCCGGACTCGGGTGTCGAAGGGCGCCAAGAAGCGTCGCCTCGAGGCCAAGCGGCGGCGCAGCGAGGTCAAGCGCGGTCGTAGGGCGGGAGACTTTCGGAATGAAAGTTAG
- a CDS encoding M28 family peptidase, whose protein sequence is MMKKARLALLLSLLLAPVLLLVWVQQPLVFPRASVLPAAVDGAALRQHVEVLSQDLVPRDHDHPENLDRAAAYIREHFEAAGSRVEEQPYQADGKTYRNVILRLGPTEGEAIVLGAHYDAYDVYPAADDNASGVAALLELARLLADQELQRPLHLVAYTLEEPPYFRTQNMGSAVHARSLGAAGAEVAFMISIEMIGYFSDQPGSQTYPSPLIARLYPTTGNFIAVVGRFRDGFLVRRIKASLGSASDLPVVSMNAPANLVRGLDFSDHLNYWHQGFPGLMVTDTSFYRNFAYHTEGDTADRLDYGRMAEVVAGLHQVVLDHQD, encoded by the coding sequence ATGATGAAAAAAGCGCGTCTCGCTCTGCTTCTTTCGCTGCTGTTGGCTCCCGTTCTGCTGCTCGTCTGGGTGCAGCAGCCGCTGGTCTTCCCGCGGGCTTCGGTGCTGCCGGCGGCGGTCGACGGGGCGGCTTTGCGGCAGCACGTCGAGGTGTTGTCGCAGGACCTGGTGCCGCGGGACCATGATCATCCCGAGAACCTCGATCGCGCCGCCGCCTACATCCGGGAGCACTTCGAAGCGGCCGGCTCGCGGGTCGAGGAGCAGCCTTATCAGGCCGACGGAAAGACCTATCGCAACGTCATCCTCCGCCTGGGGCCGACCGAGGGCGAGGCGATTGTCCTCGGAGCCCACTACGACGCCTATGACGTTTACCCGGCGGCGGACGACAACGCCAGCGGAGTCGCCGCGCTGCTCGAGCTCGCCCGGCTGCTCGCCGATCAGGAGCTGCAGCGACCGCTCCACCTGGTGGCCTACACCTTGGAAGAACCGCCGTACTTTCGCACCCAGAACATGGGTAGCGCGGTGCATGCCCGCTCCCTGGGGGCCGCCGGGGCCGAGGTCGCCTTCATGATCTCGATCGAGATGATCGGCTACTTTTCCGACCAGCCCGGTAGCCAGACCTATCCCTCGCCCCTGATCGCGCGCCTCTATCCCACCACCGGCAATTTCATCGCCGTCGTCGGGCGGTTTCGCGATGGCTTCCTGGTGCGACGGATCAAGGCGAGCCTGGGCTCGGCGTCGGATCTGCCGGTGGTGTCGATGAATGCTCCCGCCAATCTGGTGCGGGGTCTCGACTTCTCGGACCACCTCAACTACTGGCATCAGGGCTTTCCGGGGCTGATGGTCACCGACACCTCCTTCTACCGCAACTTCGCGTACCACACCGAAGGCGACACCGCCGACCGGCTGGACTACGGCCGCATGGCCGAAGTGGTGGCAGGACTCCATCAGGTGGTCCTCGACCACCAGGACTGA
- a CDS encoding M14 family metallopeptidase, which translates to MKSWGRKTAIRLTNWTVAVALSSTVGLAEAPSRDPSPIPAELLTVAEQSDFRATSTYDQTIAFVERLVERSPLLELSYYGESGEGRPLPVVVYSSHRSFQPRPGVAPEKPIVMIQNGIHGGEIDGKDASLMLLRDLVLGRLPELQDAATLVVLPIYNVDGHERMSPFNRPNQNGPVDGMGFRTNTAGFDLNRDHLKVATPEGRAVIALFNHWRPHLHIDNHVTDGSDHDWVLTWSWAEGPQIAPSVATWLEDHMPAALAATAAAGHRIGPYISLKNPDDPSQGFSSRVAEPRFATGYYPLRHRPSLLVENHSYKPYEARVRANFDFMVAVLAEVGRSGRRLIAAVTNAESRTVRQGRPGAEPSEIVITWRERAPADRHRVPFYEWYQEPSQAMGRPLTHFRRGEIREVEVPWVHASEPDRTAPRPRGYLVMPGWPVIAERIAAHGLRSQTFRRAVVVSGETLRVSNPTYASASYQGQTRVEADLERRQEDIEVPAGALWIPAAQPDFEVAVQLLEPQAPDSLFAWGYLSSVLERKEYIEPRVLEPLVREMLADDAIAAEWQRALDEDPDLAGNAWARWQWWYRRTPYWDARFGVLPIVAVGEGGLAAVTAGLALETRSPGAPDTASAAGAEVPR; encoded by the coding sequence ATGAAGTCTTGGGGCAGGAAGACAGCGATCCGACTCACGAACTGGACGGTGGCGGTGGCGCTTTCGAGCACCGTCGGCCTGGCCGAGGCACCCAGCCGCGATCCTTCGCCGATCCCCGCGGAGCTGCTGACGGTGGCCGAGCAGAGCGATTTTCGGGCGACCTCCACCTACGATCAGACGATCGCTTTCGTGGAGCGCTTGGTCGAACGCTCGCCCTTGCTCGAGCTCTCCTACTACGGTGAGTCTGGAGAGGGACGTCCCCTGCCGGTGGTGGTTTACTCCAGTCACCGCAGCTTCCAGCCGCGGCCCGGGGTGGCGCCCGAAAAGCCGATCGTGATGATCCAGAACGGTATCCACGGTGGCGAGATCGATGGCAAGGACGCCAGCCTGATGCTGCTGCGCGATCTGGTCCTGGGGCGCCTGCCGGAGCTGCAGGACGCGGCCACCCTGGTGGTCTTGCCGATCTACAACGTCGATGGCCACGAGCGGATGTCGCCCTTCAACCGGCCGAACCAGAACGGTCCCGTCGACGGCATGGGCTTTCGCACCAACACTGCCGGCTTCGACCTCAACCGCGATCACCTCAAAGTGGCGACGCCGGAGGGCCGCGCCGTCATCGCGCTGTTCAACCACTGGCGGCCTCACCTCCACATCGACAATCACGTCACCGATGGCTCGGACCACGATTGGGTCCTGACGTGGTCGTGGGCGGAAGGGCCTCAGATCGCCCCCTCCGTCGCCACCTGGCTCGAGGATCACATGCCGGCGGCCCTGGCGGCGACGGCGGCTGCCGGGCACCGCATCGGTCCCTACATTTCGCTCAAGAACCCGGATGATCCCAGCCAGGGCTTCAGCAGTCGCGTTGCCGAGCCGCGCTTCGCCACCGGCTACTACCCGCTGCGTCATCGCCCGTCCCTGCTGGTCGAGAACCACTCCTACAAGCCCTACGAGGCGCGGGTGCGAGCCAACTTCGACTTCATGGTCGCCGTGCTGGCGGAGGTGGGGCGGTCGGGCCGCCGGCTGATCGCCGCGGTGACCAACGCTGAGAGCCGTACGGTGCGCCAGGGGCGTCCCGGAGCCGAGCCCTCGGAGATCGTCATCACCTGGCGCGAACGGGCGCCGGCGGATCGCCACCGGGTGCCCTTCTACGAGTGGTATCAGGAACCCTCCCAGGCCATGGGACGTCCCTTGACCCACTTTCGTCGGGGCGAGATCCGGGAGGTCGAGGTGCCCTGGGTCCACGCCTCGGAACCGGACCGCACGGCGCCGCGGCCGCGCGGCTACCTGGTGATGCCCGGCTGGCCGGTGATCGCCGAACGCATCGCCGCCCACGGCCTGCGCAGCCAGACCTTTCGGCGCGCCGTGGTGGTCTCCGGCGAAACCCTGCGGGTGAGTAATCCGACCTACGCGAGCGCTTCCTACCAAGGGCAAACGCGGGTCGAGGCCGACCTCGAGCGGCGCCAGGAGGACATCGAAGTACCCGCCGGTGCCTTGTGGATCCCAGCCGCCCAGCCGGACTTCGAGGTGGCGGTGCAGCTCCTCGAGCCGCAGGCGCCGGACTCGCTCTTCGCCTGGGGCTACTTGTCGTCGGTGCTCGAGCGCAAGGAGTACATCGAGCCGCGGGTTCTCGAGCCGCTGGTGCGAGAGATGCTGGCCGATGACGCGATCGCCGCCGAATGGCAACGTGCTCTGGACGAAGACCCGGACCTCGCCGGCAATGCCTGGGCGCGTTGGCAGTGGTGGTACCGGCGCACGCCCTACTGGGATGCTCGCTTCGGCGTTCTACCGATCGTCGCCGTGGGTGAAGGCGGGCTGGCGGCGGTGACCGCCGGATTGGCGCTCGAAACGCGATCACCCGGGGCCCCGGATACGGCTTCCGCGGCGGGCGCCGAGGTCCCTCGGTGA
- a CDS encoding CaiB/BaiF CoA-transferase family protein produces MTASPLRDLLVVDLSRLLPGPLTARLLADLGARVLKVEEPRLGDPVRLAPPLVDGQSSLASLLLAGVESVALDLKKEAAREVLEAILEHADVLLDNLRPGTLARLGLSPELLRERHPRLIHCSLTGWGQGGPWATRSGHDLTYLAVAGGLASVPSLPALPGADLAGAWSALAAILAALHERRRTGRGMHIDASLFDAALHGNLLAWSEEAGGAKAVGDPLMLTGALPCYGVYRSRDDVPLALAALEPHFWERFCEAAERDDLRPLHLDRRPEARQQVADALAQRTAAEWIELAAAQDLPLEAILSPEAALEHPQAQHRGVVERRSDGSTRIAFPARLDGFRPRGGDRVPRLGEDTRAILDELGIEMSVLQRRSAGIGRRFSLRRLLMRWAVRRKGG; encoded by the coding sequence GTGACCGCTTCGCCCCTCCGCGACCTGCTGGTCGTCGATCTCAGCCGACTGCTGCCGGGCCCGCTGACGGCCCGGCTGCTCGCCGACCTCGGGGCCCGGGTGCTCAAGGTCGAAGAGCCTCGGCTGGGCGATCCGGTGCGTCTGGCGCCGCCCCTGGTCGACGGCCAGAGCTCGCTGGCGTCGCTACTGCTGGCGGGCGTCGAGAGTGTCGCCTTGGATCTCAAGAAGGAAGCGGCACGCGAGGTTCTGGAGGCCATCCTCGAGCACGCCGACGTCCTGCTCGACAATCTGCGTCCGGGAACGCTGGCGCGCTTGGGGCTGAGCCCGGAGCTGCTGCGGGAGCGCCATCCGCGGCTGATTCACTGCTCCCTCACCGGCTGGGGCCAGGGCGGGCCCTGGGCGACCCGCAGCGGTCACGACCTCACCTACCTGGCGGTGGCCGGAGGATTGGCTTCGGTGCCGTCGCTGCCGGCCTTGCCGGGAGCCGACCTGGCCGGTGCCTGGAGTGCCCTGGCGGCGATTCTCGCCGCCCTGCACGAGCGTCGGCGAACCGGCCGGGGCATGCACATCGATGCCTCCCTTTTCGACGCGGCTCTGCACGGCAATCTGCTGGCCTGGTCCGAGGAGGCGGGGGGCGCCAAGGCGGTCGGCGATCCGCTGATGTTGACCGGGGCCCTGCCCTGTTACGGCGTCTACCGCTCGCGGGACGATGTTCCGCTGGCCCTGGCCGCCCTCGAGCCGCACTTCTGGGAGCGCTTTTGCGAAGCCGCCGAACGCGACGACTTGCGGCCGCTACATCTCGATCGCCGACCCGAGGCGCGCCAGCAGGTGGCGGACGCCTTGGCGCAGCGCACGGCCGCCGAGTGGATCGAGCTGGCCGCCGCCCAGGACCTCCCCCTCGAGGCGATTCTTTCCCCGGAAGCCGCCCTCGAGCATCCCCAGGCGCAGCATCGCGGCGTCGTCGAACGGCGTTCCGACGGCTCCACCCGGATAGCCTTTCCGGCGCGTCTCGATGGCTTTCGGCCGCGCGGCGGTGACCGCGTGCCGCGATTGGGAGAAGATACTCGCGCCATCCTGGACGAGCTCGGAATCGAGATGTCCGTACTGCAGCGGCGCTCGGCCGGGATTGGACGCCGATTCAGCCTGCGCCGCCTGCTGATGCGGTGGGCGGTGCGACGCAAAGGCGGCTGA